From a region of the Daphnia pulicaria isolate SC F1-1A chromosome 1, SC_F0-13Bv2, whole genome shotgun sequence genome:
- the LOC124311942 gene encoding cold and drought-regulated protein CORA-like isoform X2: protein MKVVIILACWTALAAAQILRPIVADLDVAADHHESHGGGHGGHHGGSSHHGGGGHYGGGGGGHHGGGSSHHGGGSNHGGGGHYGGGEYGRKRRSIEEIQAAIAVAESVVDASADLDVAADHHGTNGGGHGGHHGGSSHNSGGGHYGGSSHYGGGGHHGGSSHHGGGGHNGGGHYGGGDWGRKRRSIEEIQRIRS, encoded by the exons ATGAAAGTCGTG ATTATATTAGCGTGCTGGACAGCGCTGGCCGCCGCCCAAATCTTAAGGCCAATTGTCGCCGATTTAGATGTGGCCGCAGATCATCATGAGAGCCACGGCGGAGGCCATGGAGGTCACCATGGCGGAAGCAGTCACCACGGCGGAGGTGGTCACTACGGCGGAGGCGGAGGCGGTCACCACGGCGGAGGCAGCAGTCACCACGGCGGAGGTAGTAACCACGGCGGAGGCGGACATTACGGAGGCGGGGAATATGGACGCAAACGCCGCTCTATTGAAGAAATCCAAGCAGCAATCGCCGTTGCGGAATCCGTCGTCGATGCCTCTGCTGATTTAGACGTGGCCGCAGATCATCATGGGACAAACGGCGGAGGCCATGGAGGTCATCATGGCGGAAGCAGTCACAACAGCGGAGGTGGTCACTACGGCGGAAGCAGTCACTACGGCGGAGGCGGTCACCACGGCGGAAGCAGTCACCACGGCGGAGGCGGTCATAACGGAGGCGGACATTACGGTGGCGGAGATTGGGGACGCAAGCGCCGCTCTATTGAAGAAATCC AACGTATACGGTCCTAA
- the LOC124311942 gene encoding ctenidin-3-like isoform X1, translating to MKVVIILACWTALAAAQILRPIVADLDVAADHHESHGGGHGGHHGGSSHHGGGGHYGGGGGGHHGGGSSHHGGGSNHGGGGHYGGGEYGRKRRSIEEIQAAIAVAESVVDASADLDVAADHHGTNGGGHGGHHGGSSHNSGGGHYGGSSHYGGGGHHGGSSHHGGGGHNGGGHYGGGDWGRKRRSIEEIQAAAIAVQESVVDNSADLDVAAQHDEGYGFSGFGTLW from the exons ATGAAAGTCGTG ATTATATTAGCGTGCTGGACAGCGCTGGCCGCCGCCCAAATCTTAAGGCCAATTGTCGCCGATTTAGATGTGGCCGCAGATCATCATGAGAGCCACGGCGGAGGCCATGGAGGTCACCATGGCGGAAGCAGTCACCACGGCGGAGGTGGTCACTACGGCGGAGGCGGAGGCGGTCACCACGGCGGAGGCAGCAGTCACCACGGCGGAGGTAGTAACCACGGCGGAGGCGGACATTACGGAGGCGGGGAATATGGACGCAAACGCCGCTCTATTGAAGAAATCCAAGCAGCAATCGCCGTTGCGGAATCCGTCGTCGATGCCTCTGCTGATTTAGACGTGGCCGCAGATCATCATGGGACAAACGGCGGAGGCCATGGAGGTCATCATGGCGGAAGCAGTCACAACAGCGGAGGTGGTCACTACGGCGGAAGCAGTCACTACGGCGGAGGCGGTCACCACGGCGGAAGCAGTCACCACGGCGGAGGCGGTCATAACGGAGGCGGACATTACGGTGGCGGAGATTGGGGACGCAAGCGCCGCTCTATTGAAGAAATCCAAGCAGCAGCAATCGCCGTTCAGGAATCCGTCGTCGATAACTCTGCCGATTTAGATGTGGCCGCACAACATGACGAGGGCTACGGTTTTTCGGGCTTCGGAACGTTATGGTGA